A part of Parvimonas micra genomic DNA contains:
- a CDS encoding ABC transporter ATP-binding protein, with translation MIEFKNVSKVFSKGVKAVDNISFTIEEGEIFGFLGPNGAGKSTSLKMMVGILEQTEGKITVNGVDTLENSIEVKEMISYVPDNPDIYTKMTGIKYLNFIADIYGIDEKVRKEKIEEYNQKLELGDAIYSTIDSYSHGMRQKLVLIGALITSPKVLILDEPMVGLDVKTSFNLKNILREFADAGNTVIFSTHVMEVAEKICDKLVIINKGKIAFCGKLSELKTEEHSNEDLEKIFLELTDNEKI, from the coding sequence ATGATTGAGTTTAAAAACGTATCAAAAGTTTTTTCAAAAGGAGTTAAAGCTGTTGATAATATCAGTTTTACTATTGAAGAAGGAGAAATTTTTGGCTTTTTAGGTCCTAATGGAGCCGGTAAGAGTACAAGTTTAAAAATGATGGTTGGAATTTTAGAACAGACAGAAGGGAAAATCACAGTTAATGGAGTTGATACTCTTGAAAATTCTATAGAAGTAAAAGAAATGATTAGTTATGTTCCTGATAATCCTGATATTTATACAAAGATGACAGGGATAAAATATTTGAATTTTATTGCTGATATTTATGGAATAGATGAAAAAGTAAGAAAAGAAAAAATTGAAGAGTATAATCAGAAATTAGAGTTAGGAGATGCAATTTACAGTACAATAGATAGTTATTCACATGGTATGCGTCAAAAATTAGTATTGATTGGAGCGTTGATTACTTCTCCTAAGGTTTTAATTCTTGATGAACCAATGGTTGGATTAGATGTTAAAACTTCTTTTAATTTAAAAAATATTTTAAGAGAGTTTGCTGATGCTGGAAATACTGTAATATTTTCAACACATGTTATGGAAGTTGCAGAAAAAATTTGTGATAAATTGGTTATAATAAACAAAGGAAAAATTGCTTTTTGTGGTAAATTATCTGAATTGAAAACTGAGGAACATTCAAATGAAGATTTAGAAAAAATATTCTTGGAGTTGACAGACAATGAAAAAATCTAA
- the tadA gene encoding tRNA adenosine(34) deaminase TadA: protein MSRDEYFMDIALKEAKKAYNKGEVPIGCVIVKDDKIVSRGHNQVLSKKSGVNHAEIIAINKAGQKLGDFRLEDTELFVTLEPCCMCAGAIVNSRIKRVIIGAMDVKRGFCGSIENVLDRQELNHRSIIKTGVLEQKCLDILQDFFKNLRSEKKNK, encoded by the coding sequence ATGAGTAGAGACGAGTATTTTATGGATATTGCTTTGAAAGAGGCAAAAAAGGCTTATAATAAGGGAGAAGTTCCTATCGGCTGTGTTATTGTTAAAGATGATAAAATAGTTTCAAGAGGGCATAATCAGGTTTTGAGTAAAAAAAGCGGAGTTAATCACGCTGAAATTATAGCAATTAATAAAGCAGGACAAAAATTGGGAGATTTTAGACTTGAAGATACAGAACTTTTTGTAACTCTTGAACCCTGTTGCATGTGTGCAGGAGCAATTGTAAATAGCAGAATAAAAAGAGTTATAATTGGAGCAATGGATGTAAAAAGAGGTTTTTGTGGATCAATTGAAAATGTATTGGATAGACAGGAACTCAATCATAGGTCAATTATAAAGACAGGCGTCTTAGAACAAAAATGTTTAGATATTTTACAAGATTTTTTTAAAAATTTAAGGAGTGAAAAGAAAAATAAATGA
- a CDS encoding nucleoside-triphosphatase has translation MTNFKDLDFLVESLRKVDTGKNHILITGNIKVGKSTLLKAFIKKYYKNSKIDGIMTELVITDKFRIELFRYGTEERFVIGERESEMKFFDEVFLKKSYEFMDDFKNNDILIFDEIGNKELHLKEYCEKLLSIFEDNRIFAVLKKGGNPIVENLDKLENFVIFDLDKFYE, from the coding sequence ATGACAAATTTTAAAGATTTAGATTTTTTAGTTGAAAGTCTGCGAAAAGTTGATACAGGTAAAAATCATATTTTGATAACTGGAAATATAAAAGTTGGGAAAAGTACCCTTTTAAAAGCTTTTATAAAAAAATATTACAAAAATTCTAAAATTGATGGAATTATGACTGAACTTGTTATCACTGATAAATTTAGAATTGAACTTTTTAGATATGGAACAGAAGAAAGATTTGTTATTGGAGAAAGAGAAAGTGAAATGAAATTTTTTGACGAAGTTTTCTTGAAAAAGAGTTATGAGTTTATGGATGATTTTAAAAATAATGATATTTTAATCTTTGACGAGATTGGAAATAAGGAATTACATTTAAAAGAATATTGTGAAAAGTTGTTATCTATTTTTGAGGATAATAGAATTTTTGCAGTATTAAAGAAAGGTGGAAATCCAATAGTTGAAAATTTGGATAAATTGGAAAATTTTGTGATTTTTGATTTGGATAAGTTTTATGAGTAG
- a CDS encoding metal ABC transporter ATP-binding protein translates to MKEKILVCENLEIFYKNNKIIDNLSFSVDEGDFFLILGKNGIGKSTLLKGILGLKNISSGEIKKNFKICGYMSQEVLLKKEFPSTIWEFVLSSRAVYSKFFYGSKDIAVVKENLKKLNLWEIKDKSISSLSIGQRQRVLLCRCLCVSEKIIFLDEPTNSLDINVRKMLYDILEKLNKEGLTIVMISHDEEAFKYSNRALVLGKENRVIENVLEKYEKGEINFD, encoded by the coding sequence ATGAAAGAGAAAATTTTAGTTTGTGAAAATTTAGAAATTTTTTATAAAAATAATAAAATAATTGACAATCTTAGCTTTTCCGTTGATGAGGGAGATTTCTTCCTCATCTTAGGAAAAAACGGTATAGGAAAATCTACTCTGTTGAAAGGAATTTTAGGATTAAAAAATATTTCTTCAGGAGAAATAAAGAAGAATTTTAAAATTTGTGGATATATGTCTCAAGAAGTTTTATTAAAAAAAGAATTCCCATCAACAATATGGGAATTTGTTTTATCTTCAAGAGCTGTTTATTCAAAGTTTTTTTATGGCTCTAAAGATATAGCAGTTGTTAAGGAGAATTTAAAAAAATTAAATCTTTGGGAAATTAAAGATAAGAGTATAAGTTCTCTTTCTATCGGACAAAGGCAAAGAGTTTTACTTTGCAGATGCCTTTGTGTATCCGAAAAGATTATTTTTTTAGATGAACCTACAAATTCTTTGGATATAAATGTTAGAAAGATGTTGTATGACATTTTAGAAAAACTTAATAAAGAAGGTCTTACTATTGTTATGATAAGTCATGATGAAGAGGCTTTTAAATATTCTAATAGAGCTTTAGTTTTAGGAAAAGAAAATAGAGTCATAGAAAATGTTTTGGAAAAATACGAAAAGGGGGAAATAAATTTTGATTAG
- a CDS encoding metal ABC transporter substrate-binding protein, which translates to MKNISKKIFGLILAGAVLITGCTAKTEKKDKGDNTKGKLKIVTTIFPEYDITRAIAKDKVDLELMIKPGVDVHSFTPTPQDIKTVQNSDIFVYGGTEHDKWVENLTKSIDMKNKKVVKLVDGIQQLEEESVDGMKHEHHHDDKKEDEHNHDHKHEKEDEHNHKGEEKELDPHYWTSPKNAIQMVKTITNALVEKDPDNAEFYKENAENYIKQLEGVDKELHDVVDNAKIKKVVIADRFPFRYLFKDLGLEYRALFSGCSVESTASAGQIKKMVDYVKENKIPVVYHIEMGKGELAETVAKNSGAKVKLLHSIHTVTKEDFDKGVTYIDLMKQNVEALKEGLN; encoded by the coding sequence ATGAAAAATATTTCAAAAAAGATTTTTGGTTTAATATTGGCAGGAGCAGTATTGATTACAGGCTGTACTGCAAAAACTGAAAAAAAAGATAAAGGAGATAATACTAAGGGTAAATTAAAGATTGTAACTACAATTTTTCCTGAATATGATATAACAAGAGCAATTGCAAAGGATAAGGTTGATTTGGAATTAATGATAAAACCGGGAGTTGATGTTCATTCATTTACTCCTACTCCACAAGATATAAAAACAGTTCAAAATTCGGATATTTTTGTGTATGGTGGAACAGAACATGATAAATGGGTTGAAAATTTAACTAAAAGTATAGATATGAAAAATAAAAAAGTAGTTAAATTAGTTGATGGTATTCAACAACTTGAAGAAGAATCAGTTGATGGTATGAAACACGAACACCATCATGATGATAAAAAAGAAGATGAACATAATCACGACCATAAACACGAAAAAGAAGATGAACACAATCATAAAGGCGAAGAAAAAGAATTAGATCCACATTATTGGACATCACCTAAAAATGCTATTCAAATGGTTAAAACTATAACTAATGCATTGGTAGAAAAAGATCCTGATAATGCAGAATTTTATAAAGAAAATGCTGAAAATTATATTAAACAACTTGAAGGTGTAGATAAAGAATTACATGATGTTGTTGATAATGCAAAAATTAAAAAAGTTGTTATTGCGGATAGATTTCCGTTCAGATATTTATTTAAAGATTTAGGCTTAGAGTATCGTGCTTTATTTTCAGGTTGTAGTGTTGAATCAACTGCAAGTGCAGGACAAATAAAAAAAATGGTTGATTATGTAAAAGAAAATAAAATTCCTGTAGTTTATCATATAGAAATGGGAAAAGGCGAATTGGCTGAAACTGTTGCTAAAAATTCCGGAGCTAAAGTTAAACTTTTACATTCAATCCATACTGTAACTAAAGAGGATTTTGATAAGGGTGTAACTTATATAGATCTTATGAAACAAAATGTTGAGGCGTTAAAAGAAGGACTTAATTAA
- a CDS encoding DNA/RNA non-specific endonuclease: MNNKIRIDKKNIRIFGIMLFLVVTLFVAFFTHRYIENRSTSNTNIVGLDINKLPEYNGKPYVVINNNEPNFDKSELVSKSFEKYSELDSLKRCGVADSIIGQDLMPTSKRENISSVKPTGWKSVKYNGIEGGSLYNRCHLIGFQLAGENANKRNLITGTRYLNTKGMLPFENMIADYVKETNNHVRYRVTPIFVGNELVARGIQIEAISIEDNGKAIKFNVYCFNIQPNIEIDYKTGNSWRK; encoded by the coding sequence ATGAATAATAAGATTAGAATTGATAAGAAAAACATACGAATATTTGGCATTATGCTATTTCTTGTTGTGACATTATTTGTTGCTTTTTTTACACATAGGTATATTGAAAATAGAAGTACCAGTAATACTAATATAGTTGGACTTGATATAAACAAACTTCCGGAATATAACGGGAAGCCTTATGTTGTTATTAATAATAATGAGCCGAATTTTGATAAAAGTGAGTTAGTATCAAAATCTTTTGAAAAATATTCTGAACTTGACTCCTTAAAGAGATGCGGAGTTGCCGATTCTATAATAGGTCAAGATTTGATGCCAACTTCAAAAAGAGAAAATATTTCTTCTGTAAAGCCAACAGGATGGAAATCCGTAAAATATAATGGAATTGAAGGAGGAAGTTTATATAATCGTTGTCATCTGATTGGCTTTCAACTTGCAGGAGAAAATGCAAATAAAAGAAACTTAATAACGGGAACAAGATATTTGAATACAAAAGGAATGTTACCTTTTGAAAACATGATAGCCGATTATGTAAAGGAAACAAATAACCATGTAAGATATAGAGTAACACCTATTTTTGTAGGTAACGAACTTGTCGCTAGGGGTATTCAAATTGAAGCGATTTCTATTGAGGACAATGGCAAAGCAATTAAGTTTAACGTATATTGTTTTAATATTCAACCGAATATAGAAATAGATTATAAAACCGGAAATTCTTGGAGAAAATAA
- a CDS encoding nicotinate phosphoribosyltransferase, protein MAQGYFNENLDNKITYFDIFYRENPDGASYAIFSGLEHLTQILNSMRFNDEDIEYFKSLNTFDDKFLNFLKNFKFECDIWSVPEGSVIFPYEPIMTVRGPAVQAQLIETIALLIINHESLIATKSNRIKRAAKGRAVMEFGARRAQGIDASVYGAKASYIAGIDGTSNVLTGKLFNIPVLGTMAHSWVQMFDTELEAFKAFAKSFPNNCVLLVDTYNTLQSGIPNAIKTFDEILKPMGIRPKGIRLDSGDLAYLSKQARKMLDNAGYEDAQIVVSNSLDEYTIRDLLHQEAKIDSFGIGERLITSKTHPVFGGVYKLVAIEENGKIIPKIKVSENVDKITTPGVKNLYRIYDRKTKKAEADLITLFDEKIDENKPISIFHPIYTWKTTTYEDYILRPMLKQIFKNGELIYKLPDIKEIREYCASEIESLWDEFKRFDNPHIYKVDLSKDLWELKNNLLKETIQISKKAKKQSE, encoded by the coding sequence ATGGCTCAAGGATATTTTAATGAAAATTTGGATAACAAAATTACTTATTTTGATATTTTTTATAGAGAAAATCCGGATGGTGCAAGTTATGCAATCTTTTCCGGATTGGAACATTTAACTCAAATTCTTAATTCAATGAGATTTAATGATGAAGATATAGAATATTTTAAATCTTTAAATACTTTTGATGATAAATTTTTAAATTTTTTAAAAAATTTTAAATTTGAATGTGATATATGGTCCGTTCCTGAAGGAAGTGTAATCTTTCCTTATGAACCTATAATGACCGTTAGAGGTCCTGCTGTTCAAGCGCAGTTAATAGAAACCATAGCTTTACTAATAATAAATCACGAAAGTTTAATTGCAACAAAATCAAATAGAATAAAAAGGGCTGCGAAAGGTAGAGCAGTTATGGAATTTGGTGCGAGACGTGCACAGGGAATTGACGCATCCGTATATGGAGCAAAAGCCTCATATATTGCAGGTATAGATGGCACTTCTAATGTCTTGACCGGAAAATTATTTAATATTCCTGTACTTGGAACAATGGCTCACTCTTGGGTACAAATGTTTGATACAGAATTGGAAGCTTTTAAAGCTTTTGCAAAATCTTTTCCAAATAATTGTGTATTACTTGTTGACACTTACAATACCTTACAATCAGGTATTCCAAATGCAATAAAGACTTTTGATGAAATTCTAAAACCTATGGGAATAAGGCCAAAAGGAATTAGACTTGATAGTGGAGATTTAGCTTATCTTTCTAAACAAGCAAGAAAAATGTTGGATAATGCAGGATATGAAGATGCTCAAATTGTAGTTTCAAACTCGCTTGACGAATATACTATTAGAGATTTATTACATCAAGAAGCAAAAATTGATTCATTCGGTATTGGTGAAAGACTTATAACTTCAAAAACTCATCCGGTTTTTGGTGGAGTTTATAAATTAGTTGCCATTGAAGAAAACGGAAAAATTATTCCAAAGATAAAAGTATCAGAAAATGTCGATAAAATAACAACACCAGGGGTTAAAAATCTATATAGAATATATGATAGAAAGACAAAAAAAGCTGAAGCTGATTTAATTACTCTATTCGATGAAAAAATTGATGAAAATAAACCAATTTCCATTTTCCATCCAATTTATACTTGGAAAACTACTACTTATGAAGATTATATCTTAAGACCAATGCTAAAACAAATTTTCAAAAATGGAGAATTAATCTACAAACTTCCAGATATAAAAGAAATCAGAGAATATTGTGCAAGTGAAATTGAAAGTCTTTGGGATGAGTTTAAAAGATTTGATAATCCTCACATCTATAAAGTCGATCTTTCAAAAGACTTATGGGAATTAAAAAATAATTTACTTAAAGAAACAATTCAAATATCTAAAAAAGCAAAAAAACAGAGTGAATAA